A portion of the Suricata suricatta isolate VVHF042 chromosome 11, meerkat_22Aug2017_6uvM2_HiC, whole genome shotgun sequence genome contains these proteins:
- the CSKMT gene encoding citrate synthase-lysine N-methyltransferase CSKMT, mitochondrial: MAALRAPFHVTTLAAGARRALLGSLAGSCLADRRLWDKLHGGPRSGSDPTFDWFFGYEEAQGFLLPLLQEAPAACPLRVLDVGCGTSSLCTGLYTKCPHPVDVLGVDFSPVAVAHMNSLLESGQGQTRLYPGHPASRLQFIQADAQNLGSVASSGSFQLVLDKGTWDAVARGGLPGAYRLLSECLRVLSPQGTLIQFSDEDPDVRLPCLEQGSQGWTVTVQELGPFRGIPYFAYLVQGSH, translated from the exons ATGGCCGCGCTGCGCGCACCTTTCCACGTGACGACCCTGGCGGCTGGGGCGCGCCGCGCTTTGTTGG GCTCTCTGGCTGGTAGCTGCCTGGCTGACCGTCGCCTCTGGGATAAGCTCCATGGTGGTCCCCGAAGCGGCAGTGACCCCACGTTCGACTGGTTCTTTGGGTATGAGGAAGCGCAGGGGTTCCTCCTGCCGCTGCTTCAGGAGGCCCCGGCCGCCTGTCCACTCCGGGTGTTGGACGTGGGCTGTGGAACCTCCAGCCTGTGTACAGGCCTCTACACCAAGTGTCCACATCCCGTGGATGTGCTGGGGGTGGACTTCTCTCCTGTGGCGGTGGCCCACATGAACAGCCTCCTGGAAAGTGGCCAAGGCCAAACACGCCTGTATCCTGGGCACCCTGCCTCTCGTCTGCAGTTCATACAGGCTGATGCCCAGAACCTGGGGTCAGTGGCTTCTTCCGGATCCTTCCAGCTAGTGCTGGATAAGGGCACCTGGGATGCCGTGGCCCGAGGTGGTCTGCCTGGGGCTTACAGGCTTCTGTCAGAATGCCTAAGGGTCCTAAGCCCCCAGGGCACCCTGATTCAGTTCTCAGATGAGGACCCTGATGTCCGCCTGCCCTGCCTGGAGCAAGGGTCCCAAGGCTGGACTGTGACGGTGCAGGAGCTAGGCCCTTTCAGGGGCATCCCGTACTTTGCTTACTTGGTTCAAGGCTCTCATTAA
- the C11H11orf98 gene encoding uncharacterized protein C11orf98 homolog: MGAPGGKINRPRTELKKKLFKRRRVLNRERRLKHRVVGAVIDEGLITRHHLKKRASSARANITLSGKKRRKLLQQIRLAQKEKAAMEVEAPTRQARTSEPQPKRQKKTKAPRDVDMEDLEDKS, from the exons ATGGGGGCTCCCGGGGGAAAGATCAACCGGCCCCGAACG gaGCTGAAGAAGAAGCTGTTCAAGAGACGGCGGGTGTTGAACCGGGAGAGGCGACTGAAGCACCGGGTGGTCGGAGCTGTGATAGACGAAGGCCTGATCACGCGGCACCACCTCAAGAAGCGGGC GTCCAGTGCACGTGCCAACATTACTCTCTCTGGGAAGAAGCGCAGAAAACTCCTCCAGCAGATCCGGCTGgcccagaaagagaaagcagccaTGGAAG TGGAAGCCCCCACGAGGCAAGCCAGGACTAGTGAACCGCAGCCCAAACggcaaaagaagacaaaagccCCCCGAGATGTAGACATGGAGGACCTTGAAGATAAGAGCTAA